One Vicia villosa cultivar HV-30 ecotype Madison, WI linkage group LG5, Vvil1.0, whole genome shotgun sequence genomic window, TAACCCCTAAtagagtaaacttagtgaacaagtctaaggtacaaacaatacaatactaagaaatactaaagtacccttactaactaaatagCTAAGCTAACAGAACCTAGAAGATAGAACTTCTGGttaacactatcttctgagtaaccatcagaagatcagcccacatcagaatttctgatgctcatcttctgaatatgaattactcttcaataataACCAATCTTTCCAACACAAAGAATGAACTCTGGAAAATAAAGAAGGTAGTGAAGTGTACATTACAACCTTTCCAAATTTACATATACTCTCggtcaaaattttgaaaatcacACTTGATTAACTAAATACAAAAGGAAAACTGTTAAGTTTATATCgttcaaatcaaaatattaatatcttAAGAGCTTGTATTCAAGAGTTCATTCATATctctaaaatatattaatatcttTTACACCAATGTTCACTTGATTTTGCGACATGTTGTGGCCGTTGATGCATCAACATCACATTCTAGAAAAATAACAGCGTTGTCGGCACATTCATCACCAGCAAAAGTAATTGACAACTTCATTGATAAGATTAAGAGAGCCAAAAATGCATACAATCAATTATTTCATAGtcattttcaattgtattaaaaTTGAACAAAAAAATGTGAAAGTAAAATGAAATTGAACCTATGAAATAATTGATTGTATGCATTGTTGGCTCATTTTACCGCATGTTGTATATATGCATTGTAAGTAACTTTGATTTTTTCATACTAGCTGTTTGTTGATATGCATGTCAAATGTAGCACTGTTTTGTGTCATCTGATTTTTCAATTTTCGAATTTAATGCTGCtaatataacaaataaaaaaacgaGACagtattaatttcattttttaaccAATTGGTTCCATAAATGTATAAGCATGGAACTGTCCAGAAAGTTTTaatacattatataatgggatcaATAAGAAACATAacataataaaaagaaaactcCAAAGGAGCTAAGAGCATGAAAACATGGAGAATAAGTATGCAAAGGAAGACTCCAATGTACTTCTAACTTTATAAAATTACACAATCACTTAATACAAATCATGACACATCTTTATTTATCATTAGTCATGTGTTACTTCTTTATGgatgtttattcattttttctcaTGTTTGGTAGCTACTGCAAGGAGAGGGTATTTTCTATGGCAGGTAATGCCAAAAGTTTCAGACATGTCCAAATCCTTCCCTTCTACTCCATCAggcaatttccaatcaaattggAAAACAAGGTTTGCTAGCACCAATTCAATCACAGCAATACCAAATGACACTCCAGGACAACCCCTCCTTCCAGCTCCAAATGGAATAAGCTCAAAATCCATTCCTTTAAAATCTATTGAACTATTCATAAACCTTTCTGGTTTAAACTCTAGAGGTTCATCCCAACTTGACGGGTCTCTTGCAATAGCCCAGGCATTGATTATTACCTGTGTTCCAGCCACAATGTCATAGCCATCTAGTTTGATATGTTCCATACATCTCCGAGGGAGTAATAACGGAACTGGTAGATGCAGGCGAAGTGTTTCTTTGATCACTGCCTTCAAGTAGTTCATCTTAACCAAATCTTCTTCAGATACATGAGTTTTGTTACCAACCATAGTTCTCACCTCATCTTGCAATTTATGCATCACACTTTTGTGTCTTAACAGTTCTGTCATTGTCCAATCTAGTACTGTGGAAGTAGTGTCAGTACCTCCAGCAAACATGTCCTACATGTAGAGGGAAAAAGCACAGGTTAATCTTTCTAAATTTAtacatatgaaaataaaatataaatgaaattatTGTTACTAACAAGTGTCAAAGCTTTTATTGTAGTTCTATCAACTGGGAAGCCAATAGCGTTAGTGTTTTGTACTGAAAGCAAAACATCCACAAAATCATTATCATCAACACCAACATCTTCATCAGATCTACGACGAATGTGATCCTCAATCACTTCTTCTATAAACTCATCCAAATGTTTGGCTACTCTTTCTGCTTTTCTATAAAATCCATTAACTTTTCCCAACCAATCAAGCCAAGGTATGTAGTCTCCTATACATACAGTACCCAATAATTCCATAAACTCCACCAACACTTGCTGAAATTTCTTCACTCTTCCTTCACGGTATCTCTTTCCCAGAGCCACCCTACATACTATATCACTAGTAACCATAGAACACAACTCAGATAAGTTCAACAgcgaggatgaagaagaagaatgttTCTTAATATGTTCCATCATTCTTGAAGTTTCTTCCTCTCTAACACGATGATAAGATTGAACCCTTTTATTACTCAGAACGTGTAACACACAGAGACTCCTTACTTGTCTCCAATACTCACCATATGCACAGCTTGCCACATCTTTGGAACCGTATAAAAGGATATCAAAGATTTTAATTTGTGGCCTATCACAGAAAACCAAATCGTGAGTTTTCATTACTTTTCTTGCTGCATCAGCAGAAGAAACCACAAGTACTGGAACCTTGCCAAAATAAAGAAGCATTAAAGGGCCATATTTGTGAGATAATGTTTGGAGTGTACGGTGAGGGAATAAGCCAAGTTGATGAAGATTACCGAGTAGTGGAAATCTTGGAGGTGATGGTGGTGAGTTTTTTGTGGTGGCAGAAGAATTGTTGGAAAAATACCAATATTtgattatgaagaaaaaagagaGTAAGAGTGAAAAGATAGTGAAGAAAAACATAGAGAATGGTGAATAGAAGTTTGCATGTGAAAGAGAAGTTTGTAGAAAGGTGAACATGGCTTAAGCTTTAGTTTCCCTTTGAGTGATAAAAGATGCTCTTCGTATTCTTATTTATATATCACTCtggtattattaataataataataataataataataataataataataataataataataataataataataataataataataataataataataataataataataataataataataataataataataataataataataataataataataataataataataataataataataataataataataataataataataataataataataataataataataataataataataataataataataataataataataataataataataataataataataataataataataataataataataataataataataataataataataataataataataataataataataataataataataataataataataataataataataataataataataataataataataataataataataataataataataataataataataataataataataataataataataataataataataataataataataataataataataataataataataataataataataataataataataataataataataataataataataataataataataataataataataataataataataataataataataataataataataataataataataataataataataataataataataataataataataataataataataataataataataataataataataataataataaataataataataataataataataataataataataataataataataataataataataataataataataataataataataataataataataataataataataataataataataataataataataataataataataataataataataataataataataataataataataataataataataataataataataataataataataataataataataataataataataataataataataataataataataataataataataataataataataataataataataataataataataataataataataataataataataataataataataataataataataataataataataataataataataataataataataataataataataataataataataataataataataataataataataataataataataataataataataataataataataataataataataataataataataataataataataattggagGTGAAAATCGCAACGTCGAATGAAATTGAGACAAGTGGCATATAAATTTTATATGAATTAGGATAATGATACATGAGAGGAGAAGAGAAGAGGTTAAATTTAACTTCCAACATATTTTTCTCTAATTCTAGAAACTAGAAATAGTCAATAATTCCGATTATAGAATAATGGCACCATTTATGGCCACAATATATCCTTCAAATGCAAAAGTCATGTATTGAACCCAATTACAGATTATagatagagagaagaagaaaagagtGATCATCACATATACACTAACTAATAATGAGTGGATGCAATGTTTTAGTAGAATACTCAAACTCTCATTTTCAAATATTTCATTTGAAtttctaattatattaattttaatcataaaaaattataGAATTTCTAACTATATC contains:
- the LOC131602731 gene encoding cytochrome P450 736A117-like, whose product is MFTFLQTSLSHANFYSPFSMFFFTIFSLLLSFFFIIKYWYFSNNSSATTKNSPPSPPRFPLLGNLHQLGLFPHRTLQTLSHKYGPLMLLYFGKVPVLVVSSADAARKVMKTHDLVFCDRPQIKIFDILLYGSKDVASCAYGEYWRQVRSLCVLHVLSNKRVQSYHRVREEETSRMMEHIKKHSSSSSSLLNLSELCSMVTSDIVCRVALGKRYREGRVKKFQQVLVEFMELLGTVCIGDYIPWLDWLGKVNGFYRKAERVAKHLDEFIEEVIEDHIRRRSDEDVGVDDNDFVDVLLSVQNTNAIGFPVDRTTIKALTLDMFAGGTDTTSTVLDWTMTELLRHKSVMHKLQDEVRTMVGNKTHVSEEDLVKMNYLKAVIKETLRLHLPVPLLLPRRCMEHIKLDGYDIVAGTQVIINAWAIARDPSSWDEPLEFKPERFMNSSIDFKGMDFELIPFGAGRRGCPGVSFGIAVIELVLANLVFQFDWKLPDGVEGKDLDMSETFGITCHRKYPLLAVATKHEKK